The nucleotide window ACATACCCCTCGAGAAGATTGTACTCAAATAGCTTACATATTTCTGCCCATAAAATAACTACAATACACTATCAAATTCGTTCAGTCTCTCATCCAAAGTGATTCATTCGCAGATCAGGTCAATAGTATCAGTAACACACTCTATAAATCAAATCAAGTAAGCATCCATACTGTTGTAGTAGTCATATCATGGCCTTCTTTGATATATACACACAATATATAAAATCGTAGTAGAAATTCTAACCTCAAATGGTGCATCATTATTCTTATCATTTTCTAAGCAACCCATTCATGTTATGATAACTTTACTAATTGTAATTTCCAAAGTTACATGTCCATTATCTAGCCATCCATTTAATCATTCCACTTCCAATTGTTAAACCACTCTAATATCGTATATACCACACAAGTACTCTTCACTTTACTAGGGTAACTAACCTTACACAACCCCTTCAAATTGTTAAACATTCTAAATCTAACCAAACATCATTTCTATAAGTATATTATATTACTTCCACTTTAATACCAGATCTAACATTCAAACTACGCACGACATCAACCACTCATATGAGAAACCACGCACGAGTCATCATTAAAGTGAAAGTGAATAGAGTAAAGCGATAAGAATCAAAACCAGACCAAGTACGCTTGATAGAGATCCAAGAAGtcaagatttttcctaaaagtcgttatagcctctcgaagataagtacagacgtctctgtACCAATCCTCGAGACTATACTTAGACTCGACTTGTAACCatgtgagacctatgaacctggggctctaataccattttgtcacgacccaacaatggatgtgatggcactcgtcttaacccaccaagacaagtcaacctaaaactcaacaattacaataaaatgcagaaatttttataataaactcaaatataccctcaaaatctggttgtcacgtgtacaagcctctaaagtattacaattgaatcaaaagaaaaatacaagtctcatatgacattatttctagagtagaacaagatcataaacagaAGTAAGAAGGGTCGCtgagaagacaaacaactacctcacaaatctcccagaagcctcggaaaagaagagaataacaagtaccacaaaaatccaggctcgtaacctacaaaaaattgtaaaagcaaggggtgagtaccaaaccacacggtactcagcaagtaaacctctaagcACGAGCTAAGGAAATAGAATACAactactccttacaccccaactgaaccttcacaactacaatctaTATAAAACCAGCCTAACCTAacaattcacaatttacaaagcacatagctcaacacaacattctaacaatttaatatcctcaacaacaatactctaacaattgcatatcctcaacaacaagatcaatattcatcagtcacaagttccatagaaaggcactcacaagatcagcaacacacaagatcaagttcaccaataataaagaagtgcaatgcaatgaaatgcaatgtcaagtatagtgatgcatgtctgacctaatgatacacacccgctgtctctcagttcGGGATCCATGGGGGACAtttctgtccatgcatccatcgcggcgcgagatacgaccctcgataatagtaaccatcgcggctCACGATACGTctctcgaaatatagtatccgtcgcggcgcgcgacacgtccctcgaaatatagtatccatcacggcgcgcgatacgtccctcaaaatggtacatcctctttattttcttattctttctcaatgcacataacacttgtcataaccatgtctcagaacaatgcaaatgacatgttcacacaaataatgaggagatgaccattttcataacattgcacaattcacaacaagacaatcatgatacaacatcaacaatgattcaacaagcctttcaaacaattctcaacacatcacacaaacaattgatcacattgccttttattatccttttttcatcattagaattaatcaatgtggacaagtcaacccatcNGCCAATCAAAACGGGCTCTTAGTGTCTTTGAAGAAACTTTTAAAATGTCATGAATACAAATTTGTTTAACCAAAGAGATTTCAGTGTGTGCATATTAGCTCcaaaatttcatgttttttttttaatttttattttgagcaATTTAATAACAATATCCATTTTTCTATaagaattaaagaaatattacCTTTGGATCTTTCACAATAGGAGTCTTCATTCCAGATAGTGATTCCATTGCATTGTAAATCTCATTCACTTTTCCTGTAGTTATATCCTTAGTTGTCACACTTCTGTggcaacaaataaaaaaaataaaaaaattcacgttagatcaaaaaaattgaaaaatattatttctaagAGAATGAAGTCTTCAAATGACATCCACACTGACTATCAGCCCAACTTGGTTGAATCTAGCTTATTTGTATCGCGTTCACgtgaattcaatattttaatttatatataagaaTTTACTAAAATTGTAACAATGAGTAGATATGAACACATAACTTTAAACATATAATAGGTTTAATgtttaaaatcttaaaaattaaattcataatattaaaatCTTGAATCTGCCTCTGCAATCACTTCCCGATACTACCATCACCATCACCCTAACACCCCTACCCCAACTCCATAGTATTTTCCTAGATTTCATACAGATATAttttgagataatattttttggtttCTACTTATTTAccaacaaacacaaaaataaatcacatatttttcatagaaaacattttccttcataccaaacatacCCCTATACCATACACATCTTTTATATTTTGGTTTTTGGTCAAGCTGTAGAGGGCAGTGGTGAAGCCAGAAATTTCATGAAAGGTGTCCAGAAATTGCACAACAAAAGgtctttttaaaaaggaaaaaaattgttgctaGTGAGATTCGAACATGCGATCACTAACTCATTCAAGTGTTTGAAACCCATTAAAAAGATCTAAAATCACTGGGATACAAACCTATTATATCAAGGGcatccaaaatatgttatttaatcactttCGTGTATCATTTTACgtatatatacaatattttttcccgacgaagggtgtccaattggacaccctgagTTGCATGTGCCTACGCCCCTGGTAGAGGGTATCGCGAGACAGCCTGAAGCAGAGGGAAAACTACGAGGTATGCTATTGCTTAGTGTAGCTTTTATGTTTCTctaacaaaaaacaaataattggAAGGAGGAAGgaatttataatataaagtgCAAATTTACCTATCCCAACGTCCATTGATCTCACAAATTGTCTTTGAAGTTGAAGTGACAAAAATCTTGCCTTTAATTGATCTATATCCTTTGTTGCTTAAGAAAGAAGCTCCTTGGTAACATAAATCAGCTTGAAGATCACTTTCTTCACACTTAATTGTTATATTTCCAATCCAATCAACACCAGGATATGGAAGAAGTTTAATCACCAATTTTGGTGAGTTCATCACataattttcttgtttatttagAAGCCTCAACTCCTTTTTTCCATGTACCTCAGTTACAATTTTTGTACCTATGGCATATTGAAATCGTCCGTCTTTTAGTAAACGTATAAATAGTGTATAATAAACAATCCAATTATTATgcaaaagaactcaaaaaaaGAAACTGTTTGAGTTAAATTTGGGACAAAGAATTTATATATAGATGTTAAATGaaagatttttatttgaatGGCTAAAGTACAATTTTTGAGAAAGCTATTTTATAGATTCTTTGAGAATAACGAATTAAAACAGAATCTAATTCATGTTCATGTTAACAGAAGAGGAGATTCAATACTAAGACGTTTAGGAGAAAAGGTTGACCTAAGAAAATCCAAATTATTCTCTTTCCTTTTGttaattgaagaaataattagaaaaaataaaacaaagtataaaaaatgaaagaaaagaatataaagattggttaaaataattaatagtaccATAGAACTTTGGGACAGGATTATGGCACCATATCATTTCAATATTCTctttctcatcagttgcatgaAGAGCAGTCACTGATGGATGGTGGGACacctaaaataataaaacaccaaatttagatttttttttcaacaatcaatttctcataaaaatgtgtctttttttctttcaattatgAGACAGAAAACATACTATAAATACCAAATGTGAGAtccttttattaaaaaaaaataaaaattcttaaacTTCAAACCATTATGAAACCGTAGTACGGAATTCTAACAAAGGCGATATAGTACTCAACAAGACTCGAGCCCGAACAGAAAAACTGGCCTAATTGATTTGGGTTCGCAATCGGCCCATTTGTCATCTCTTTAGAAGAATGAAGACAACATCAAAGACTAAGCCCAGCTGCAACAAGGCCCACAACTTCATGGGTAATGAAACTTCTAGATTTTAAAGGGAAATTTACATtaatcccactagtttaggagtTAGTTACTTAGAAATACTCTATTTTACGATATTACGAATCTTACAAGATTTTAGTCCGTTCAGAtacgtccagatacatgtatctctgAATACATAAgatcaaaattaggtgtaatttgttctaggtACACTGTATCTAAATGAATTCCCATATATCtgggatacataacaaatctcgtTCGCCTCCCTCCCCTcccatctcgctcgccactctccaaTGTATCTGGGACACCAGATATATGCAaatcacaccagatacatgtatctagtatgattcgcatgtatctgggatacataacaaatctcgctcATCTCTCTCCTTATTTTAGTATATCTGGTAgcaaaatacatgtatctaagtatATCTTCCTCAATTTATATtaggaaactcttaattagtggtcagaaacataatattataaaagtatgtagttaattcaaataaaatttataatatgtcCAGACTTCTcttagttaaaatttaattatctcactAACCTCCTTCTAATAGAAAGAATGAAATTACAAGTAGTATTGAACTTCAAACATAAGAAGCCAAGGTGGATTAAGGAACTTCACAAATTCCAATAACTTGACAAATCACTTTATGTGTTTCACTATGTGAAAAGTACTACTACATATACTATAATTCATAGTTCATGTAAATATGTGGTACCGGCatctaactcaaccccaaaa belongs to Solanum stenotomum isolate F172 chromosome 1, ASM1918654v1, whole genome shotgun sequence and includes:
- the LOC125874620 gene encoding oxysterol-binding protein-related protein 4B-like isoform X1, whose protein sequence is MVIEGEVGPRVILTAPLSLEEESKDADYRAPNLLQRILSLFSSVRPGSDLTRIQLPPLFNLPKSQLQCYGEQVYCINNDMLSKCGKGENSLERLKSVVGWSISTLRPLMFGVAPYNPILGETHHVSRASLNVLLEQVSHHPSVTALHATDEKENIEMIWCHNPVPKFYGTKIVTEVHGKKELRLLNKQENYVMNSPKLVIKLLPYPGVDWIGNITIKCEESDLQADLCYQGASFLSNKGYRSIKGKIFVTSTSKTICEINGRWDRSVTTKDITTGKVNEIYNAMESLSGMKTPIVKDPKVIFL
- the LOC125874620 gene encoding oxysterol-binding protein-related protein 4B-like isoform X2; the encoded protein is MVIEGEVGPRVILTAPLSLEEESKDADYRAPNLLQRILSLFSSVRPGSDLTRIQLPPLFNLPKSQLQCYGEQVYCINNDMLSKCGKGENSLERLKSVVGWSISTLRPLMFGVAPYNPILGETHHVSRASLNVLLEQVSHHPSVTALHATDEKENIEMIWCHNPVPKFYGTKIVTEVHGKKELRLLNKQENYVMNSPKLVIKLLPYPGVDWIGNITIKCEESDLQADLCYQGASFLSNKGYRSIKGKIFVTSTSKTICEINGRWDSVTTKDITTGKVNEIYNAMESLSGMKTPIVKDPKVIFL